GGCTTGCCGAACATGCTGGTCACCACGCGCGACTGGGCGCTGGTCAGGATCAGCAGTTCGATGCGGCGGTTGACACCCGCCAGCGGTTCATTCACTTCCAGCGGCGCGCGGTCGGCCATGCCCACCACCTGCAGCACGCTGGCGCTGCGCATGCCGCCGTCGATCAGCTCGCGCCGCGCCGACAGCGCGCGGTCGGTCGAGAGCGCCCAGTTCGAGTAGCCGCCCTTGTCGGAACCGGCAAAGCGCGACGAATCGGTGTGGCCGACAATGAGCATCTGGTTCTTCATCTGCGCGAACAGCGGGCCCATCTTGCGCAGCAGGCGCACGAAGCGTCCGGTGGGCAGAGCGCTGCCGCGCATGAACATGCCCTGGCGGTCGGTATCGTGCAGCATCACGCGCAAGCCATATGGCGTGATCACGGTATCGAGGTTGGCCGCCAGGCCGGCGTCCAGGCTCATTTCGCCCAGTGCTCGCGACAACGCTGCCAGCTCGGCCGGCGATTCGTAGGCCACGCGCGGCGCGCTCGGGCTGCCCGGCGCCTGGTTGCCGGCGCTGCCTGCCAGCGGCAGGTCGAAGCGCTCGATCATGCTGCCGCTCGGTTCCGATGCGATCTCCGGCTTGCGGCCATTCTGGTCGAGCATACCGCTCTCGGTCGCATCGCGCACGATTTTCTTGAGATTCTGTTGTTCCCGCGAGGCAATGAGCCACAACACCAGAAACAAGGCCATCAGCGCCAGGCAGAAGTCGGCGAACGCGACTTTCCAGGCGCCGCCGTG
Above is a genomic segment from Massilia sp. H6 containing:
- a CDS encoding flagellar motor protein MotB gives rise to the protein MSKLNEKHESTIVKRGGGKHAHDEHGGAWKVAFADFCLALMALFLVLWLIASREQQNLKKIVRDATESGMLDQNGRKPEIASEPSGSMIERFDLPLAGSAGNQAPGSPSAPRVAYESPAELAALSRALGEMSLDAGLAANLDTVITPYGLRVMLHDTDRQGMFMRGSALPTGRFVRLLRKMGPLFAQMKNQMLIVGHTDSSRFAGSDKGGYSNWALSTDRALSARRELIDGGMRSASVLQVVGMADRAPLEVNEPLAGVNRRIELLILTSAQSRVVTSMFGKPGATTPLGKDASTSMPDAAALEQLRSQLPK